A window of Streptosporangium brasiliense contains these coding sequences:
- a CDS encoding CIS tube protein, translating into MAPVNPNSNGTFDRRITTYGSVGTVDSYGRGVAAREVAPERGYIRTDPKAFGADGTKPALRYLYFLYNPATISTNYGMQWDAPTTALAVRTDSGQADPLTQLQQGLDFSLLFDRTYEVMDGDNEGAWRDVRAALAMTGIMNRVGEEAMYSSGSNFDTGPMLPIPMYFHFGNQRSGLTYYGYLTSLSIEYTHFSKDMVPIRVGMRMSANMLPSMKSSSLYQPPPVRTLDDYLGWDTGNGQGPGPWADGYQFPSDKATWDPADFDLGDIPNRWVPNGSPYPTVWR; encoded by the coding sequence TTGGCGCCCGTTAATCCCAACAGCAACGGCACGTTCGACCGACGGATCACCACCTACGGGTCCGTCGGCACTGTCGACTCCTACGGCCGCGGCGTCGCCGCCCGTGAGGTGGCGCCCGAGCGCGGCTACATCCGCACCGACCCCAAGGCGTTCGGAGCCGACGGCACCAAGCCGGCCTTGCGCTACCTGTACTTCCTGTATAACCCCGCGACGATCTCGACCAACTACGGCATGCAGTGGGACGCGCCGACCACTGCGCTGGCCGTGCGCACCGACTCCGGCCAGGCCGACCCGCTCACCCAGCTGCAGCAGGGCCTGGACTTCTCCCTGCTGTTCGACCGGACGTATGAGGTCATGGACGGCGACAACGAGGGCGCCTGGCGAGACGTGCGGGCAGCTTTGGCCATGACCGGAATCATGAATCGGGTCGGCGAGGAAGCCATGTACTCCTCAGGGTCGAATTTCGACACCGGGCCGATGTTGCCGATCCCCATGTATTTCCATTTCGGTAACCAGCGCAGCGGCCTGACCTACTACGGATACCTGACCAGCCTTTCGATCGAGTACACGCATTTCAGCAAAGACATGGTGCCCATCCGCGTGGGAATGCGGATGAGCGCGAACATGCTTCCCTCCATGAAGTCCAGTTCGCTGTACCAGCCGCCGCCGGTGCGCACGCTGGACGATTACCTGGGGTGGGACACCGGAAACGGTCAAGGCCCCGGCCCGTGGGCTGACGGGTATCAGTTCCCGTCCGACAAGGCCACCTGGGATCCGGCTGATTTCGACCTGGGAGACATTCCCAACCGATGGGTGCCCAACGGCAGCCCCTACCCGACGGTCTGGAGGTAG
- a CDS encoding NlpC/P60 family protein, with protein MSTNPPDGQSPMLGLKPLQDATEKFAHATSLISGDHKKLVTELGQLTKALNGLSAALGNSGGVRAGNGSGPAGSVWAKLNNMVAGSGLPGTNQHGPQQAGGQTPRGGARTPTGGHSYGTNGGGSTFGGMAAGAAPAGGHGPGYFARTMAAVSGTTPKSWGTQYNRMEAGLNTLRWGAGIAAQRGVDQMDAQVGIGAHNNLLNTYGSHTQSQVDRNGVLSSVLGASRTTPATYGGIGINAQASVQNAQDAMGGWSVAAAYSGGMNSNSGQKRYDALKNAAAGLGYANVGMGWSKSTQLVGNMMKPSNRLNMMLMGLPDPVASDGSYKGNAAFYSAFLKRIYQGRKAVPENVFSDDFREGGVGLENLRMIVGEEGAQAMLPYLAGYNRATAQGKDTKDFDEVQSKSNLAGDKYDKFRKINDTKYGIKDQFSKVQERANAKSRASELTGNEEYMDALDTSSSAMHTFSEAVAAFVNAPIIGDIKNFFKGMAAGFSGAGDMPQQMMINGQSYMLSQGDAPAGGASAPVLSGGLPPGGGAGSSDIEAQQKRLASLATSYATGSRKYKYSMRYRDEDGYFDCSSFVSRVYSQLGYKVGPITTNMWSQGEHVDWDDLQPGDILLWARGKPGAASGAAEHTEMYIGNGKTVGTSSQGKNGNTIQIQQFRRGDWDDARRIVGSGSKRGKATKETSPDGGGGDVATAATDSADSADSSGSTASTAGYSGGGGGGGGGSMGLGSPNAAAYSTSELSALAGILAGGGGGGGGGGVVSGAAGDAATSEEELPQELRGTRQEPSGKDSEVSTALSSKDKKRLGGLKDAPVNPDRHAKRRGDPSLTRAGNKLGFGGDLTLNYAPAGHPAANTGRNKGLAKRMLKAQGWSDKEWSPLEKLWTKESGWSEWADNDGSDAYGIPQALPAWKMSSAGEDWRVNPATQIKWGMGYIKDRYGSPTKAWAHSVAKGWYDSGAWQVPDDQEAVVHKGEMIIPSAQAQTIRDALIQQNLGGAVTGNGGTSSTGAPGTGGVTLNFGPGSVVLTFGAGTSPETGKSAASAFIKELERKELYQQIARGGVKTIGAR; from the coding sequence GTGAGCACCAACCCGCCCGACGGGCAGTCACCCATGCTCGGTCTCAAGCCGCTGCAGGACGCCACCGAGAAATTCGCCCACGCGACCTCCCTCATCTCCGGCGACCACAAGAAGTTGGTGACCGAGCTCGGCCAGCTGACCAAGGCGCTCAATGGCCTGTCGGCCGCGCTGGGCAACTCCGGCGGCGTCCGGGCGGGTAACGGCAGCGGTCCGGCCGGGTCGGTCTGGGCCAAGCTCAACAACATGGTGGCCGGCTCCGGCCTGCCTGGGACAAACCAGCACGGCCCCCAGCAGGCCGGCGGCCAGACCCCGCGGGGCGGAGCTCGCACCCCGACCGGCGGACACTCCTACGGCACCAACGGCGGCGGATCAACCTTCGGCGGCATGGCCGCCGGCGCGGCGCCGGCTGGCGGCCACGGACCGGGCTACTTCGCGCGCACCATGGCCGCGGTGTCCGGCACCACCCCCAAGTCCTGGGGCACCCAGTACAACCGGATGGAAGCCGGCCTCAACACGCTGCGCTGGGGCGCCGGCATCGCCGCACAGCGCGGTGTCGATCAGATGGACGCTCAGGTCGGCATCGGCGCCCACAACAACCTGCTCAACACCTACGGCTCCCACACCCAAAGCCAGGTCGACCGAAACGGCGTCCTAAGCAGCGTGCTCGGCGCCTCGCGCACCACCCCCGCAACCTACGGCGGCATCGGGATCAACGCCCAGGCGTCGGTACAGAACGCCCAGGATGCGATGGGCGGCTGGAGCGTGGCCGCGGCCTACTCCGGCGGGATGAACAGCAACTCCGGGCAAAAGCGCTACGACGCGCTGAAGAACGCCGCCGCGGGCCTGGGCTACGCCAACGTCGGCATGGGCTGGTCCAAGAGCACGCAGCTGGTCGGCAACATGATGAAGCCCTCCAACAGGCTCAACATGATGCTGATGGGCCTGCCAGACCCGGTGGCCTCCGACGGCTCCTACAAGGGCAATGCGGCGTTCTACTCCGCCTTCCTCAAGCGCATCTACCAGGGCCGCAAAGCCGTTCCCGAGAACGTTTTCTCTGACGACTTCCGCGAAGGCGGCGTCGGCCTGGAAAACCTGCGGATGATCGTCGGTGAGGAAGGCGCGCAGGCCATGCTGCCCTACCTGGCCGGCTACAACCGCGCCACGGCCCAGGGTAAGGACACCAAGGACTTCGACGAGGTCCAGTCCAAGTCGAACCTGGCCGGCGACAAGTACGACAAATTCCGCAAGATCAATGACACCAAGTACGGCATCAAGGACCAGTTCTCCAAGGTCCAGGAGCGGGCCAACGCCAAGTCGCGCGCCTCGGAGCTGACCGGCAACGAAGAGTACATGGACGCCCTGGATACCTCCTCCAGCGCCATGCACACCTTCTCCGAGGCGGTCGCCGCCTTCGTCAACGCGCCGATCATCGGCGACATCAAGAACTTCTTCAAGGGCATGGCCGCCGGGTTCTCCGGCGCCGGCGACATGCCCCAGCAGATGATGATCAACGGCCAGTCGTACATGCTCTCCCAGGGTGACGCTCCGGCCGGCGGCGCCTCGGCTCCGGTGCTGTCCGGTGGCCTTCCCCCGGGTGGCGGGGCCGGCAGCAGCGACATTGAGGCCCAGCAAAAGCGGCTGGCCAGCCTGGCCACCAGCTACGCCACCGGCAGCCGCAAGTACAAGTACTCGATGCGGTACCGCGACGAGGACGGTTATTTCGACTGCTCCAGTTTCGTGTCCCGGGTGTATTCGCAGCTGGGCTACAAGGTCGGTCCGATCACGACCAACATGTGGTCCCAGGGTGAGCACGTCGACTGGGACGATCTGCAGCCCGGCGACATCCTGCTGTGGGCGCGCGGCAAGCCCGGGGCGGCCTCCGGTGCGGCCGAGCACACCGAGATGTACATCGGCAACGGCAAAACCGTCGGCACGAGCTCGCAGGGCAAGAACGGCAACACCATCCAGATCCAGCAGTTCCGCCGCGGAGACTGGGACGACGCGCGGCGCATCGTCGGCTCCGGATCAAAGCGGGGTAAGGCGACCAAGGAGACCAGCCCAGACGGCGGGGGAGGCGACGTCGCCACCGCGGCCACGGACTCCGCGGACTCCGCGGACTCCTCCGGCTCCACCGCGAGCACCGCCGGCTACAGCGGCGGCGGGGGAGGCGGTGGCGGCGGTTCGATGGGGCTCGGCTCGCCCAACGCCGCGGCCTACTCCACCAGCGAACTGTCGGCACTGGCGGGCATCCTGGCCGGCGGCGGCGGCGGGGGTGGTGGCGGTGGTGTGGTCAGCGGCGCGGCCGGCGACGCAGCCACCTCAGAGGAGGAACTGCCGCAGGAGCTGCGCGGCACTCGCCAGGAGCCCAGCGGTAAGGACTCCGAGGTCTCCACGGCGCTGAGCTCCAAGGACAAAAAGCGGCTGGGAGGGTTGAAGGACGCCCCCGTCAACCCCGACCGTCACGCCAAGCGCCGCGGGGATCCCTCCCTGACCCGGGCGGGCAACAAGCTCGGCTTCGGCGGCGACCTGACGCTGAACTACGCCCCGGCCGGCCACCCGGCCGCCAACACCGGCCGAAACAAGGGCCTGGCCAAGCGGATGCTCAAGGCGCAGGGCTGGAGCGACAAGGAGTGGTCGCCGCTGGAGAAGCTCTGGACCAAGGAAAGCGGCTGGAGCGAGTGGGCTGACAACGACGGCTCCGACGCCTACGGCATCCCCCAAGCGCTGCCCGCCTGGAAGATGTCCAGCGCGGGGGAGGACTGGCGGGTCAACCCGGCCACCCAGATCAAGTGGGGCATGGGCTACATCAAGGACCGCTATGGCAGCCCGACCAAGGCCTGGGCGCACAGCGTGGCCAAGGGGTGGTACGACTCCGGCGCCTGGCAGGTGCCCGACGACCAGGAAGCCGTCGTCCACAAGGGCGAAATGATCATCCCGTCCGCCCAGGCCCAGACGATCCGTGACGCCCTGATCCAGCAGAACCTCGGCGGCGCGGTGACCGGCAACGGCGGCACGTCGTCGACCGGGGCGCCCGGCACGGGCGGGGTGACGCTCAACTTCGGCCCCGGATCCGTCGTGCTCACCTTCGGCGCCGGCACCTCCCCGGAGACCGGTAAGAGCGCCGCGTCGGCCTTCATCAAGGAACTGGAACGCAAGGAGCTGTATCAGCAGATCGCACGCGGAGGAGTAAAGACCATTGGCGCCCGTTAA
- a CDS encoding phage tail protein, with protein MATQATRLKEDPLRSFRFKVVFGGAGTGDRYKFGQAGFMNVSGLSMTTEVIPYREGGMNTTTRKMPGQSDFSPVSMSRGLMVGEPAMMLWMNDLFDALQGSAGSKIPDFRMNIDIYLLAHPWPGPDPIALAGWRLLNAWPTSVAFSDLDAGANSISINQMSLAHEGWYFKLNPDISGTGVVL; from the coding sequence ATGGCTACTCAGGCCACCCGACTGAAGGAAGACCCGCTGCGGTCTTTCCGATTCAAGGTCGTTTTCGGCGGCGCCGGTACAGGCGACCGCTATAAGTTTGGCCAGGCCGGCTTCATGAACGTCTCCGGCCTTTCCATGACCACGGAGGTAATTCCGTACCGCGAGGGCGGGATGAACACGACCACGCGGAAAATGCCTGGTCAGAGCGATTTCTCTCCGGTGTCGATGTCGCGCGGCCTCATGGTCGGCGAGCCGGCGATGATGCTTTGGATGAATGACCTGTTCGACGCCCTTCAGGGTTCTGCCGGGTCGAAGATTCCGGATTTCCGGATGAACATCGACATTTATCTTCTGGCTCACCCGTGGCCTGGTCCCGACCCGATCGCGCTTGCCGGTTGGCGTCTTCTGAATGCATGGCCCACGTCGGTTGCGTTCAGTGATCTTGACGCCGGCGCCAACAGTATTTCGATCAACCAGATGTCGCTGGCCCACGAGGGTTGGTACTTCAAGCTCAACCCGGACATCTCTGGTACCGGCGTCGTTCTCTAA
- a CDS encoding phage tail sheath family protein, with translation MATYLTPGVYVEENLAPANRGDGSASRAIGAFVGLAPKGPTIPTRVRSWAQYVNLFGGFSGSNGSYLPYAVYTFFSNGGGSCFIVRTTRSDAVAAKADLMDSTTGTPLAGFQVTALAEGSWSNTTSVRILPTGATRGRFDLQVIDDGRVAERFGDMSSDPNDPRYVISIVNSPYAGSLLVKLTNKKITEAYVYDEVKDIIPAQSVTLTGGADGTGPYDYVENTKLLADVPGATFDLNLPAISDPNIINPIVDWASKNGRVFVVIDGPRAAEGATSAQVMQGYQALVEGPTSLLANSYAGVYGPWLMCSDPASSMFGAVRLLPPGGAVIGQMAKTDVFRHVAKAPAGIETVLANVLSAEARFTEPELDILGDAHINVIRMIPGYGHCIFGSRTLKRELPDKYVPVRRFLIYLRKSLSDQSRWAVFEPNGPDLWDRLRLSITHYLSMLRKAGMLQGKSDSEAFFVRCDGDNNPQSEINAGRVNVDIGVALRYPAEFVVIKIGQFDGGTDTNEEAIF, from the coding sequence TTGGCAACCTACTTGACGCCCGGAGTTTACGTCGAAGAGAATCTGGCGCCCGCGAATCGTGGCGACGGATCTGCTTCGCGTGCGATCGGCGCATTCGTGGGCCTGGCTCCCAAGGGGCCGACCATCCCGACCCGGGTTCGGTCCTGGGCGCAGTACGTCAACCTGTTCGGCGGCTTTTCCGGCTCGAACGGGTCCTATCTGCCGTACGCGGTTTACACCTTTTTCTCCAACGGCGGCGGCTCGTGCTTCATCGTGCGTACGACCCGTTCTGACGCCGTGGCGGCCAAGGCAGATCTGATGGACTCGACCACGGGCACCCCGCTGGCCGGTTTCCAGGTGACCGCCCTGGCCGAGGGATCGTGGTCCAACACCACGAGCGTGCGGATCCTCCCGACCGGCGCGACGCGGGGCCGGTTCGATCTGCAGGTGATCGACGACGGCCGGGTAGCCGAGCGGTTCGGCGACATGTCGAGCGACCCCAACGACCCGCGTTACGTCATCTCCATCGTCAACTCGCCGTACGCGGGATCGCTGCTGGTGAAGCTGACCAACAAGAAGATCACCGAAGCCTACGTCTACGACGAGGTCAAGGACATCATCCCGGCTCAGTCGGTCACCCTGACCGGCGGCGCCGACGGCACCGGCCCGTATGACTATGTGGAGAACACCAAGCTGCTGGCCGACGTGCCGGGCGCGACGTTCGATCTCAATCTGCCGGCGATCTCTGACCCCAACATCATCAACCCGATCGTCGACTGGGCCTCCAAGAACGGCCGCGTGTTCGTGGTCATCGACGGCCCACGGGCGGCCGAGGGCGCGACCAGTGCGCAGGTGATGCAGGGCTACCAGGCGCTGGTGGAGGGTCCGACCTCGCTGCTGGCCAACTCCTACGCGGGTGTGTACGGGCCGTGGCTGATGTGCTCGGATCCCGCGAGCTCGATGTTCGGTGCGGTGCGGCTGCTTCCCCCGGGCGGCGCGGTGATCGGCCAGATGGCCAAGACCGATGTTTTCCGGCACGTGGCCAAGGCGCCGGCCGGCATCGAGACGGTTCTGGCCAACGTCCTCTCCGCGGAGGCGCGCTTCACTGAGCCCGAGCTGGACATCCTGGGCGACGCGCACATCAACGTCATTCGGATGATCCCCGGCTACGGCCACTGCATTTTCGGCTCAAGGACGCTGAAGCGGGAGCTTCCGGACAAGTACGTTCCCGTCCGCCGGTTCCTCATCTACCTGCGCAAGTCCCTGTCCGACCAGTCGCGGTGGGCGGTGTTCGAGCCGAACGGCCCCGATCTGTGGGACCGGCTGCGGCTGTCGATCACTCACTACCTGTCGATGCTGCGCAAGGCCGGAATGCTCCAGGGCAAGTCGGATTCCGAGGCCTTCTTCGTCCGCTGTGACGGCGACAACAACCCGCAGAGCGAAATCAACGCAGGCCGGGTGAACGTCGATATCGGGGTTGCCCTGAGGTATCCGGCCGAATTTGTGGTCATCAAAATCGGGCAATTCGACGGTGGCACTGACACCAACGAGGAAGCCATTTTCTAA
- a CDS encoding phage tail fiber protein, with protein MAGNPTATGAQAQLDYVTGRALKWTAPQAVYLALLTSSVPDNVGLSSLPEVATPGYGRQPITWTPATASRPSTSGNATVVTFGPVTADMAAPVTHCALVTAQVGNTGEVLYTWQLDTTQQAVNGQALQIAQNKLTASQS; from the coding sequence ATGGCTGGCAATCCGACGGCTACTGGTGCGCAGGCCCAGCTCGACTACGTCACCGGTCGAGCGCTCAAGTGGACCGCCCCCCAGGCCGTGTATCTCGCGCTGCTGACGTCGTCTGTCCCGGACAACGTCGGCCTGTCCTCGCTGCCTGAGGTGGCCACCCCCGGCTACGGCCGCCAGCCGATCACCTGGACGCCGGCCACGGCCTCGCGGCCGAGCACCTCGGGTAACGCGACGGTGGTTACGTTCGGCCCGGTGACGGCTGACATGGCGGCGCCGGTGACTCACTGCGCGCTCGTCACCGCTCAGGTCGGCAACACCGGCGAGGTTCTCTACACCTGGCAGTTGGACACGACCCAGCAGGCGGTCAACGGGCAGGCGCTGCAGATCGCCCAGAACAAGCTGACCGCCTCGCAGTCCTGA
- a CDS encoding N4-gp56 family major capsid protein: MAFNGGFPTTSAITGTPNLATNVPGSMYGAGSGLGAAIATIWSKEILFSAMPILRYEQFAVKRTELGVQPGLTINFMRYNNLPDAKQLVEGVRMETYALSASQFSITVAEHGMAVAVSEMLLNASYDDILSSASRLLGRNMALYLDRSARNTLLKGSSVLYGYDKLKQPAGAITSLSPYDLGSPAAGRSTLTDHYFTTALVKDGVQTLAQKNIPRLGETYVCFVSPSQSRKLRDDPSWIEMTKYASPGNFALGEIGRIDDVVFIETTQVRQLFKTGEGPVNWNTADTAADVATGKSVYQAQMIGDNAFGHAISLPVELRDGGVLDHGREHSIAWYSVWGLGVITDNAIVTLETN; this comes from the coding sequence ATGGCATTCAACGGCGGTTTTCCCACCACCTCCGCGATCACCGGTACGCCGAACCTCGCGACCAATGTTCCGGGCTCCATGTATGGCGCCGGCTCTGGCCTCGGCGCGGCCATTGCCACCATCTGGTCGAAAGAAATTTTGTTCAGCGCCATGCCGATACTCCGGTATGAACAATTCGCGGTAAAGCGCACGGAACTGGGCGTCCAGCCGGGCCTGACCATCAATTTCATGCGCTATAACAACCTCCCCGATGCGAAGCAACTCGTGGAAGGTGTCCGCATGGAGACCTACGCTCTCTCTGCGAGCCAGTTCTCAATCACGGTTGCGGAACATGGCATGGCTGTCGCCGTTTCCGAGATGCTTCTGAACGCCTCCTATGACGATATTCTCTCGTCGGCTTCCAGGCTCCTCGGGCGTAACATGGCCCTCTACTTGGATCGCTCAGCGAGAAACACATTGCTAAAGGGCAGTAGCGTGCTCTATGGCTACGACAAGCTCAAGCAGCCTGCCGGTGCCATCACCTCCCTCAGCCCCTATGACCTGGGCTCTCCGGCCGCCGGACGGTCCACTCTGACCGACCACTACTTCACCACTGCCCTGGTGAAGGATGGCGTCCAGACACTCGCGCAGAAGAACATCCCCCGACTTGGGGAGACCTACGTCTGTTTCGTTTCTCCGAGCCAGTCCAGGAAGCTTCGCGACGACCCTTCCTGGATCGAGATGACGAAATACGCGAGCCCCGGCAACTTCGCTCTCGGTGAAATTGGCCGAATCGACGACGTGGTTTTCATCGAGACCACTCAGGTTCGCCAGCTTTTCAAGACCGGAGAAGGTCCGGTGAACTGGAACACGGCCGACACCGCGGCCGATGTCGCAACCGGTAAGAGCGTTTACCAGGCGCAGATGATCGGAGACAACGCGTTCGGTCACGCCATTTCTCTGCCCGTCGAACTGAGGGATGGGGGCGTTCTTGATCATGGAAGGGAACACTCGATCGCTTGGTATAGCGTGTGGGGACTCGGGGTAATCACCGACAATGCAATCGTGACCCTAGAGACGAACTAA
- a CDS encoding phage portal protein has translation MSPRLNRYAMNWAFYLGHHHAYRREPGEPLMTFNYVRRLTDFQINFAFSRGVTFQSAKQYSHIVPALLNRIWETDNDKPQVLREMAQQGGVSGDSFVKVAYDPAYTDPAGNLHPGRVRILPLNSAFVFPEWHPHDRERLLRVKIKYRFWSTSLEGTRQVFQYTEIVTDDWIEEYVNDDLIDRRPNPLGVIPIVHTPNISVSGSPWGLSDCQDLIALNRQYNETATEIADIISYHAAPVTILLGAKASNLEKGPRKVWGGLPKDASVFNLENGVDLSGPLQFMQLLKTSMHEMSGVPETSLGQVQPISNTSGVALSIQWLPATNNRDAKLVNFTRGLKKINELALRTLFIFEPETMLYDPDTDGIIQDGQPVIIDPADPLVYRTECDWPDAMPTDKLIKLNEIQAKMALGLESKRGALKDLGCEFPDEKAAEIFAEMVLDAKEQGALDIINAQIGAAIVEVTGMNPDGTPLDNSTPATGSTNSNPAGPAPNPGPMGTQLTGLVGAQENQLITELVTQAYGTKLPQRRNPDADN, from the coding sequence TTGAGCCCTCGGCTGAATCGCTACGCGATGAACTGGGCTTTCTACCTTGGCCATCACCACGCATACAGGCGTGAGCCTGGCGAGCCGCTCATGACGTTCAACTACGTCCGGCGGCTGACCGACTTCCAGATCAACTTCGCGTTCTCCCGCGGGGTGACCTTCCAGTCGGCGAAGCAGTACTCGCACATCGTGCCGGCGCTACTTAATCGCATCTGGGAGACGGACAACGACAAGCCCCAGGTGCTGCGCGAAATGGCGCAGCAGGGCGGCGTGTCCGGCGACTCATTTGTGAAGGTCGCCTACGATCCGGCGTACACCGATCCGGCCGGTAATCTCCACCCTGGCCGCGTTCGGATCCTTCCGTTGAACTCGGCATTCGTGTTCCCAGAATGGCACCCACATGATCGGGAACGTTTACTGAGGGTCAAGATCAAATACCGCTTCTGGTCGACTTCCCTAGAGGGGACCAGGCAGGTATTCCAGTACACGGAAATCGTGACGGATGACTGGATCGAAGAGTATGTAAATGACGATCTGATCGACCGCCGGCCGAATCCTCTTGGCGTAATCCCGATCGTCCACACGCCGAACATCTCGGTCTCCGGATCCCCGTGGGGGCTGTCTGACTGTCAGGACCTCATCGCCCTGAACAGGCAGTACAACGAGACGGCAACGGAGATCGCAGACATCATCTCGTACCACGCGGCCCCCGTAACGATCTTGCTCGGTGCCAAAGCGAGCAATCTCGAAAAGGGGCCACGCAAGGTATGGGGCGGCCTCCCGAAGGACGCGTCCGTCTTCAACCTTGAAAACGGCGTGGACCTGTCGGGGCCGCTGCAGTTCATGCAGCTCCTCAAGACGTCCATGCACGAGATGTCGGGAGTCCCGGAAACGTCGCTGGGCCAGGTCCAGCCGATTTCCAATACGTCGGGCGTCGCTTTGTCCATCCAGTGGCTACCGGCCACCAACAATCGCGACGCGAAGCTGGTCAATTTCACGCGGGGCCTGAAGAAAATAAACGAGCTCGCCCTGCGTACGTTGTTCATCTTCGAGCCCGAGACAATGCTCTACGATCCCGACACCGACGGCATCATTCAGGACGGTCAGCCGGTCATCATTGACCCCGCTGACCCGCTGGTTTATCGCACCGAGTGCGATTGGCCGGACGCTATGCCGACCGACAAGCTCATCAAGCTGAACGAGATTCAGGCGAAGATGGCGCTCGGTTTGGAGTCCAAGCGTGGCGCGCTCAAGGACTTGGGATGTGAGTTCCCAGACGAAAAGGCAGCCGAGATATTTGCTGAGATGGTCCTGGACGCCAAGGAACAAGGCGCACTCGACATTATCAATGCTCAGATCGGCGCTGCTATCGTCGAAGTGACGGGGATGAATCCTGACGGAACTCCCCTTGACAACTCAACCCCCGCAACTGGCAGCACTAACTCGAATCCTGCGGGTCCGGCGCCGAATCCAGGACCGATGGGCACTCAGCTCACGGGACTGGTCGGAGCACAGGAAAACCAACTCATTACCGAATTGGTGACACAGGCCTACGGCACGAAATTGCCGCAGCGCCGAAATCCGGACGCAGATAATTAG
- a CDS encoding phage terminase large subunit family protein, with protein MTIQATEYAELTNDELEDLFDEETEEERAARAATEVVLDEFTQATVDEIVDKMLVVVDELSGHPLYRYQRPFSARIIESVIINDGATLTALFSRQSGKSETVANTIAAIMIMFPVLARVYPNLLGGFAEGVWVGAFAPVDEQADTLFGRIVSRLTSERAIELMNDPDIMDGVKAKGRTLTLNSGSLVRRQTCHPRATIEGRTYHLILIDECQGADDRMVDKSITPMGASTNATHIYTGTPTYTKNVFYRTIQQNKRDQTKRGARQDHFEADYRAAAKENPKYHIHCEKQKLKMGVDSDEFKLSYRLVWLLEAGMFTTSERLDELGDRSMQTVKAWYKSPVVVGIDPARKQDSTIVTVVWVDWDNPDEFGFFEHRVLNWLDLGGTTTWEAQYHRIVEFLSAYHVLSVGVDSGGVGDAVAERLKILMPHVEVVELGSQRPDQSTRWKHLQALMERGKVSWPAHAKTKKLRTYRRFIQEMSDLQLVYTGPYMLAEAPNEAGAHDDYCDSLAMACILTIDHQMPEAEQSSSPFHGRR; from the coding sequence ATGACGATTCAGGCGACCGAATACGCAGAGCTCACAAATGATGAGCTAGAAGACCTTTTCGACGAGGAAACCGAGGAAGAGCGCGCGGCGCGAGCGGCTACCGAGGTCGTCCTGGACGAGTTCACACAGGCCACGGTGGACGAGATCGTCGACAAGATGCTGGTCGTGGTCGACGAGCTGAGCGGCCACCCCCTGTATCGATACCAACGCCCGTTTTCAGCCCGAATCATAGAGTCTGTCATCATTAATGATGGCGCGACCCTGACCGCACTATTCAGCCGGCAGTCCGGCAAGTCGGAAACGGTCGCCAACACCATTGCCGCAATCATGATCATGTTTCCGGTGCTGGCACGGGTCTACCCCAACCTGCTCGGCGGCTTCGCCGAGGGCGTCTGGGTGGGGGCGTTCGCCCCGGTCGACGAACAAGCGGACACCCTTTTCGGACGCATCGTCTCGCGGCTGACGTCTGAGCGTGCGATCGAGCTCATGAACGACCCGGACATCATGGACGGGGTCAAGGCCAAGGGCCGCACGCTGACCTTGAACAGTGGCTCCCTGGTGCGCAGGCAAACCTGCCACCCGCGGGCGACGATCGAGGGCAGAACCTACCATTTGATCTTGATCGACGAGTGCCAGGGCGCCGACGACCGCATGGTGGACAAGTCGATCACGCCGATGGGTGCGAGCACCAACGCTACTCACATCTATACCGGTACCCCCACCTATACCAAGAACGTCTTCTACCGCACGATCCAGCAGAACAAGCGAGACCAGACCAAGCGCGGCGCCCGCCAAGACCACTTCGAGGCCGATTACCGGGCCGCGGCCAAAGAGAACCCCAAGTACCACATCCACTGCGAGAAGCAGAAGCTCAAGATGGGCGTGGACTCCGACGAGTTCAAACTGAGCTACCGCCTGGTTTGGCTGCTGGAGGCGGGCATGTTCACGACCTCCGAGCGGCTGGACGAGCTCGGGGACCGATCCATGCAGACCGTCAAGGCCTGGTACAAGTCACCAGTCGTGGTCGGCATCGACCCTGCGCGCAAGCAAGACTCGACCATCGTGACCGTGGTCTGGGTCGACTGGGACAACCCTGACGAATTCGGCTTCTTCGAGCACCGCGTCCTCAACTGGCTTGACCTCGGTGGAACCACTACATGGGAAGCCCAATACCACCGCATCGTAGAATTTTTGTCCGCCTATCACGTGCTGAGCGTCGGCGTGGACAGTGGCGGCGTCGGTGACGCGGTGGCCGAGCGACTGAAGATCCTTATGCCGCACGTAGAGGTCGTAGAGCTCGGTAGCCAGCGGCCCGACCAGTCCACGCGTTGGAAGCACCTCCAGGCCCTCATGGAGCGCGGCAAGGTGTCCTGGCCGGCGCATGCCAAGACCAAGAAGCTACGCACCTACCGCCGGTTCATTCAGGAGATGAGCGACCTGCAGCTGGTCTACACCGGCCCCTACATGCTGGCCGAGGCCCCCAACGAGGCCGGCGCCCACGACGACTACTGCGACAGTCTCGCGATGGCCTGCATTCTCACGATCGACCACCAGATGCCCGAGGCCGAGCAGAGCTCGTCTCCCTTCCACGGCCGGCGCTGA